CATCCTGGGCGTGGTCGCCTTTTTCATGTTTCAGCGCGACTATTTTTTCACCGAGGACGCGAACGGCGACGGCAAAGCCGACTCGTGGATCTATTACGATCTGCGCGCCCACGTCCACCGCGTGGAAAAAGACCGCGACTTCAACGGCGTCGTCGACTGGATCGACACCTTCGGCATCGATCCGCAATCCGGTCGCGACGTGCTGATCCGTTCCGAAATGGATCTGAACGGCGATCAGAAATTCGAGACGGTCATCGAATACAGCGGCGACCAAAAAATCAAGAAAATGACCCGCGACAGCAACGGCGACGGCCGGATCGACATGATTTCCACCTTCGACCAACCCGGCGCGCCGCCGACGAAGGTCGAGGTCGACGAGGATTTCGACGGGAAATTCGAGAAAGTCACGACGGGCGAAGCGGCCGCGGAAACCGCCCCCGCGGACAAATCGGCCGCCCCGGAGAAAAAAGAAGAACCGAAAGCCAAACCCTAGGCTTTTTCTTTTAACGAACCCTTCGCGCTGACCAGATCCAAAACCGTCATCCGGTTGTAAACCTGGCCGGCGGCTTTTTCGCCTTCGACCAGGATCGCTCCGATCAACGTATCGAATTCATCGAGCCCCTTCTCCGGCTCCGCCAATTCGCTGTTCTGATAGATCGCCGCCGCGACGTTGCCAAATTTCATCTGATCCAGCGAGCGGCTTGGCAGATAGCCGATCCGATCGTTTTCCAAATCGGTGGTCCGCAACAAATCCACCTCGAGCAGGTGCGCGGCGATCTCCGCGGCGATTTCGGAGGGGATGTTGAATCGCTCTTCCAGTTCGTCGATCGTCGGCGGTTCGCGGTTTTCGTAGAACGCTTGCGCGACGGTGAGAAACAGCCGGACCGCGAGGTGGTGCCGCTCGCGGGCCGACGGCTTGGCGAAGGCCCGGTGCAACACCAGCGCGTGGAAATTGTGGTCGACGTAGGAGATTTCGACCGACAGCAACACGATGATCCAGGTCAGGTACAGCCAGACGAGAAAGATCGGCACGACCGCCAGGGAACCGTAAATAGCGTTGTAGGTCAGCGAGCGGGCCGTGGTATGAGTAAACCCGACCTTGGCCAGTTCCCAGATCGTCGCGCCGATGGCGCCGCCCAGCAGCGCGCTGCGCCATTTGACGCGAGTGTTGGGAATGACCATCAGCATGAAAAAGAAGGCGAACACCGAAAACAACCAGGGGAAAATGCCCAGAAAAAACCGTTGCAGGATGCTGATGCCGAGCAGCGGATTCGCTTCGGCGAACGCGCGGATTTTCCCGGAGGCGTAAAAACTGAGGGCGATGAGAATCGGCCCCCAGAACAAAACGTTGGTGAAGGTCATGAACCGTTTGATGAAGCTGCGCCGCTTTTCCACTTTCCAGAGGGCGTTGATGTTGGTCTCGATGTTATCGAACAACAGGATCGCGGTGATGAACAGCACGATGGTTGATAGCACGCCCAACGCCTTGGTATTCGCGGCGAATGTGTTGATGTACGCCAGCAGTTCGTCGGTGCGGGCGGGAATGACCTGGGAAAAAATCCACTGCTGAATCTGCTCGCGATATTCGCCGAAGCGCTCGAATGCGGTGAACACGCTGAAAAACACCACCACCAGAGGTACGATCGCCAAAAGGGTCGTATAGGCCATGCCCGAGGCGCGGACGATGACTGTGTCCTTGATGAACTGATTGCGCAATTCGTTGAGAAAGCGCAGCACGGTGACCAACCAGTAAGTGAATCGCGGCTCGCGCTCCAGGTCGATCTGATAGAGATTGGCGATAATCTCCCGGATTTTACCCATGGTTCCGCCTTTGCCGGTTTTCTTACCGATAGCTTTCTTAACGGGCACGGTCAAGGGCGAAATCCGTTGACACGTCCGGTGACCCGACTTAGGGTGAAACCTCGAACCGCACGGAGAACGAAAGTGAAACGATTTCGCCTCTTAGCCGTTGTTCTCATCCTTTTGGCCGTCGCGGCCTGCGCCAGCCAGCCGAAAGAGACGGTCACCGTCCAGCGCTTGACCATCCTGCATTTCAACGACATGCACGGCTACCTCCAGGAACATCGCAGCTCCGAAACCGGCCAGACGGTGGGCGGCTTCTCCCGCCTGGCCGCCCTGGTGGATCGCATCCGGCAGGAAAACGATAAAGTGAGCGTCCCCACGATGGTGCTTTACGCCGGCGACCTGCTCACCGGCTCGCCCCTTTCGTCGCTTTATCGCGGCGAGGCGGACATCGAGTTGCTCAACCGCCTCGGGATCGACGGGGTGACTGTAGGCAATCACGATCTGGATCTGGGCCGGAAGCGCTTTGACGAGTTGGTTCAAGCGTCGAAATTTCCCTGGCTGGTGACCAACCTGACCGAAACCGGCAAAGCGTTCCCCTGGCTGCCGATGGGCGTGTCGAAAAAATTCGCCAACGGTCTGCGGGTCGGCGTGATCGGCGTGACCACCGACGAGTTGGTCACCCAGACCAATCCGAAAAACGTCAAAGGCCTGGAGGTCGGCGATCCGGTGCGCGCCCTGCCCAGCGGCATTACCCGAACCGGCGGTCCAGGGTCCATCAAAGTGGTGCTCAGCCACTGCGGGCTCACCACCGACAAACGGATCGCGCGCGAAATCGAGGGCATTCACGTGATCATCGGCGGCCACAACCAGAAGGTCATCGACCCGCCGCTGATCGAAAACGGCGTCATCATCGTTCAGGCCGGCAAATACGCCGAACATCTCGGCCGGCTGGACCTGGAAAAAACCGGCGACACCGTCCGGCTCGTGCGCTACAAAATGTACGACATCACTCCCGACCTGCCGCCGGATCGCATCGTTCAGGCGCTGGTCGACGGCTACGTCAACCGAATGAACGACCAACGGCGCGAGGAAATCGGCCGCGCCGTGACGCCGCTCAACGGCAGCATGGAAACCATCCGTAGCGCCGAGAGCAACCTGGGCGATTTCGTCTGCGACTTGATCCGGACCAGGCTGAGCGCGGATGTCGTGCTGCTGAACGGCGGCGGTTTCCGCTCGTCCATCGGCGACGGGCCGATCACCGTCGGCGACGTTCTGCAGGTCTTTCCCTTCGGCAACACGCTCTACGTGCTTTCCGCCTCGGGCGCGACCATCCGCGCGGCGCTGGAGCGCGGCCTGCAAGACGCCCCGGACGACAACCCGGGCGCCTTTCTCCAGGTTTCCGGCCTGCGCTACCAGATCGACGGCAAGCGCGCGGTGAACATCACCGTGGCCGGCCAGCCGCTCGACGAAAACAAAAACTACAAGCTGGTCATCAACGATTTCATGGCGGCCGGCGGCGACCGGTTCACGATGTTCCAGAACGCGGCCGACGCCGTCGATAGCGGCGTGACGATGGCCGATGCCGTGATCGAGGCCATTCGGCAGCAAAAAGACATCGACGCGAAAACGGACGGGCGCATCGAGCGGATCAGCCCATGGCAGCCCTGATTTTCACTTGAGGAGATCGCCGACCGTTTCCTCGACGATCGGCCGGATCATCTCCAGATAGGCCCGAAACACCGGTTCGGTGCTGGACTGCAAGAGTTCCTTGCGCGGCCCCTCGGCCATGCCGGCGGTCGCATCCAACGCCTGTTGGCGAAGCGGCGCGACGAACTGATCGTCGATCGCCCGCACCACTTCCAACAAAACCGCCTGCGCGGATTCGGCCTGAACCTGCTTGCGCCAGGCGGCGGCGAGCGCCTCGTCGGACAATTCGGGATGGTCGGCGGTGAACTTCTGTTTCGCCTCGTCATTGCGCAAGGCGTCTTGAATCATTTTATTGAACTGACTGCCGCGCAACGACTGCTGAACCCCCTGCTTCGCCGACGCCTGGCCGAGGGTGAAAATGTGTCCGAACGCCGCGTACACGGCCTGGTCCAACTCCTTCTTTTGCGCGGCGGTCAGCGTCGGCCATTTCGCTTTGGCGGCATCGAGCAGGCGATCCAGGTGACTGCGAAACGCGGAAACCAACAATTGCTGCAACAACGACGGATCGCTTTTCTGATCGCGGACCTCCAGCGTCGACGGCAGGACGTAGACGAAAGCTTTGCCGTCGGGCGCGCCCTTTTTCAACTCCTTGAGCCGAATCGTGCCGACGACATCGTCCGGGTCGCCGATTTCCGCCTTGGCGAGCAGCCCGGTTTGCAGATCGACCGTCAGGCGCACCCGGCCGCGCGAGGCGCGGGTCGGGAACTCGGCCTGATTGCCCTTGACCGCGATCGGATCGGCGATCGTCATTTCGCGGATCCAGCTATGCTGATTGGGCTGCGGGGCCATTTCCACCGCGATGTCCAGGTTGTCGGGGCTGAGGCCGAGCACGAAGCTGGGGTAAATCGGCTCGTCCGTCGCGGACGGAACGGGCAAACCGGCCCAGGAAATGGCGTTCAGGCGGCGTTCCTGATCGAGCAATTCCTTTTGCACGGCATCGATCGAAAAGCTGATGGCGCGTTTCTGTTCGTCGTCGTAATAAAGATACCGGTTGCCATCGAACAACGTGAGAATACCGAGCGGCTCGACATCCACCCGCATCTTGTCGGGCGGCTGAAAACGGACGTGAATCGTGTACGAACGGCCGCTGGCCGACTGCGCGTCGTAAGTGGCATCGAACCCGCCCAGTTTGGTCAGGGCTTCGCGCGCCCGCCGCGCCGGTTCCGGCCCCTCGCCGGCCGCCGGCAACGCCCCGAGCAGGCAAAGCGCCAGGGCGAGAATCAAACCGATTACTCTTTGTTTGTCCATCGGATCAACCCGTTGATCTGATCGAGGATCTCCGGCGGACCGCCCATCAGCGGCGGCGAAATGCGCCGGCCGTCGAAAAACGCTCCGATCCGGAACGGCGTGCCGTCCAGGTGGCGGATCTCGCCTCCGGCCTCCTCGACCAACAGGCAACCGGCGGCGACGTCCCAAATCCAGGGGCGACAAAAACAGAAGCAGGCGCGGCCGTCGGCCACCAGGGCGAAATGCGCGGCGGTGCTGCCGAGCGAGCGCACCTTGACCGGCAGGAAAAAACGGAACGAGCGATGAAAATCGCTGGGACCGCAGATGAAGCATTCGGTTTCCAACCGGCGGTCGCGCATGACGTGAATCGGCGCGCCGTTCAGAAACGCGCCGTGGCCGCGCGCGGCGCCGAACAACTCGTCCAGCCGCGGGTTGTAAAAAACGCCGAGCTTCAGTTGCTTACCCACGGCCAGGCCCACGCTGACGCCAAAATAAGCCAAGCCCTGCCGATAGGAATCGGTGCCGTCGATCGGATCGACGATCCAGACCGGCGCGTCGCCGATCATTTCCGGCATCGGCCTTTCCTCGCCGAGAAACAGGCTGCCGGGCACGAGCGGGGTCAGCTCGTCGGCCAGCAATTGCTCGACCGCGCGATCGGCCTGGGTGACGACCGAGCCGTCCGGCTTGCGGGAAATTTCGAGGTGCGGTTGCAGATCCAGCGCCAATTGTCCGGCGCGGCGGACAATCGTTTCGACGGTGCCAAGCAGCGCGGACCAGTCCATCGTCGATGCTCCCGGCGATGCAGAGTAAACGCCGGTTCGCCGGGCCGGCGTCGAAAAAAAATTATCGGCCGCCGTTCAACGCTTCCAGGAACGCCTCGAGACGCGTGCCGATCTGGCCTTCCGACCACATGCGTTCGTCGGCGATGTCGCCTTCGATCACCACGCCCGGCACGCTCAGCCGCTCGGTCAGCGCGTCGCGCAGGTCGTATTGCCCCAGGCTGTACGCCTTGCAGGACCGCGCCGAATGCATGACGAAACCGTCGCATTTGAACTTGCGGATCAGCCCTTCCAGCATCGACAGCCGCGTTTCGAAGCCGCGGTTGATATACGGCGCCAGGTAGTTGTAGGCCATCGCCTCGAACGCGTCGCCCTGGGTCATGTCGCGTTCCATGGACCAACTGGCCGTATAGGTCGCGGTGACGACCGCCGCGTTGCGCTCGGCCAGCTTGTTGAACATGTACTTGGTCGCGTACCACATCGGGATGTTGTCGAAGAGCAGGCGGTGCTTTTCGTTTTCGACCGCCGAAATGCCCTGCTCCACCCGTTCGCGCATTTCCACCAGCAGCGACTTGTAAAGGTCGACCGTGCGCTGATCGCCGCGCAGCGTGACGATCGGCCCCATCAGGAAGAAGGTGTCGAAACTGCTCAGGGGCGCCGGCACGGCGCCGCAATAATCGAGGCACTCCATCCACAGGCGGATGCCGTCGCGCGAGCGCTCGAGCACTTGAATGAATTTCTGCTCGTCGAAGGCCCGGCCGGTGATTTCCTCCAGCCTGGGCACCAGCTCGCGCAACTGTTGGGCGACGTATTTGACCTCGTGATCGGTGATCTCGCCCTCGATGAACGGCATGTCGACCATGAACAGCGGCACGTCGTACCGCGCCGCCTGGATTTCGTACCACTTGGTGACCGTCTTGCAGATGTTGTTGGCGCAAATCAGGAAATTCGGCTTGGGCAAGCCGGCGATCGGGCCGCCGCCGGTCGCCGCTTGGCCGACGTCGATCCGAAAATAGGCGCACAAATCCGGGCTGTAGCCCATGCCCTCGGCGACTTCGGCCAGCCCGCCGCCCATCTTGGAGGCGCCGACCATCGCACCGTGATTTTCGGGGTAGATCGGAATAATGTCGAAGGTCAGCAACAATTCCACCGGGCCGCCGGAAGTGATCCAACCGATGGTTTGATTGTTGAAAGCCGCGTTTTTCGCGGTCAGGTAGTACATCATCATCATTTCTTTGATCTGGCCGGCGGTCTGGATTTTTTTCGTGCTCATGACGGACCTCCTAGGCGATCTGCTCGATGAAGGCTTCGACACGGGTGGCGATCGCGCCTTCCGCGCCGGCGGTCAATTCGCGTTCGACCAGCAGGCTGGGCAGGCCGGCGTCGTCGAGCGCCTTTTTGAGGTTCGGGTAGTCGAAGGCTTCCGGATCGCAGAATTTGACCCGGGTGAAGACCACGGCATCGGCTTTGAGCTCCCGGGCGCGGGCGACGACGGCGTCGGCGCGGCGTTTGGTCGCGAAATGCAGGCTGCTGCAAGGCGGCGCGTTCAACAGGCGTTGCACCAGCGCGGCGACCGGGTCGCCGGTTTCGGCCGCGTCGGTGGACAAGGTGCGCCAGCCCAGACCCAGGTCGTCGCCGGCGATCCGCGCGCCGGCGTTTTCCATCACGGTCAGCGCCTCGAGCGGATCGGCCAGCATGCCGACCAGCATCAACTTGGGCCCCGCGGATTCCCCGACCGAGATCGTCGCGGCGAACTCTTCGAGCAACCGGGTCGATTCGTCGGAGATGTCCGCCAAGGCCCCTTTGATCGCGGTATAGACCTTCGCGGCGGGAACCGAAATTTTTCCGGCCGCCATTTTCGCCAGCAATTGCCGCGCCGCCCGGCGGAAACGGTTGACCGTGACGATCGCGGCCCGCAGATCGTCGGCGACGATCGGCCGGCCCGCGAAACGGCTCACTTCACCGATGAGGCGTTCGATTTCACCGGCCAGAAACTCGGGGGCCGCCTGGCTGTCGGGGTTTTGCGACATGCGGAAATAAGCCGAAAACGCTTGCGGAAACAGGCGGCGGAACAGCCCGGCGCTGTTTTGAATCGTGTCGCAGGTCGAGCTGGGGAAAACCATGCCGTCGGGCCGGTGGCCGTCGCCGAGCATGATTTCGAAATTCGCTTTCACCAGCGTGCAGACGTAAGGTGGAAAATGCGCGTCGGCCAACGTGGTGTCGATGGGAAAGCCCCACCATTCGCTGGCGCGCAAACCGCCGGCCAGCAGAATTTCGTAGGGGAACCACATGGGGAAAACCGCGACCAGGCGGCGGTCGTCGGTGCGGCGATAAGGCGCCTTGGCCAGGTCGGCCAGTTTGTCGTAGGCGAGCATTGTTTCCTCCAGGCTGTCGATGCGAAGTAGTGCATTGTAGAGGGCCGGCGGTGATCGTTCAAGGCAGATCGACGCGCGGCCGGCCTTTCTTGCGACCGATTCCGGCCGCTTGCCCGGACGACGCCGATTTGCTATCAATAAGAAGGGGGAAACAGTTATCTTCAGTTATTACCGGAGCGACGGAAATGTACACCATCCGCATCGGCGAGTTGGACGAAACGGTTCCGGACATCCCAACCCTGGTCAAACGGTTGCAGATAGGAGAAATCAAGGAATCGACCGCCGTTTACGACCACGACGCCAACGTCTGGCGAACCGCCGGCGAGATCGTCAAACCGCCGCGTCTCGACGCCGCGCCGGCAGACGCGACGCCGCCGCGGGCCATCCCGGTGCCGGCCGCTCAGACCATGGCCACCGTCGCCCCGCCGTCCGTCAAGGAAGAGCCGACGATTCCCGGCCAGACGATCGCCGCGCTGATCCTGAGCATCACCGGCACGTTCACCTGCATGTTGCTGAATATCGCCGGGATCGTGCTGGGCTATCAATCGCGACGGCTGATCCGGGAAAATCCGGACCGCTATACGGGCGGCGGTTTGGCGACCGCGGCAATCGTCATCGGCTGGATCGCGCCGATTCTCGTCATCGTCGTCGGGATCGTCCTGGCGATCTCCATTCCGGCATTGATCAAATACGCGGAAAAGTCGGCGGCCACGCCGCCGCCTACCGTCGGCTACCAGGCAAAATTGGCGGAGGAGCTGTATTTCCAGAATCGCGAACCGGCGACGTATACCGATTCGCTGGCCGCGTTGCTGACGTGGGATCAGAGCCTGACCGACGATCCGGCGGTGACGTTCCTCTTCGGCCCGTGCAACCAATCCGGTTACACCTTCACGACGAAAACCGGCGATGCCGGCCTGGAAACCGTTTTCACCAGTCGCGATCCCGTGGATGAGGATTCGCCCGGTCAGCGCTGAAAGGGATTGCGGCGCGGCTCGTCGCTCTTCACCTTGATGTCCTTGACCTTGAAACTCGGCTTGCCCGGCGAGACCGTGACCAGCAGGTAGTGATAATAGCCCACCGGCAGCAAATTCCCGCCGCCGCCGCCCGTGATGTAGAACGTGCAGGTGTCCGTTTCGCGTTTTTCGAACAAGTGCTCGTGGCCGCTGAAAACCGCGTCCGCGCCGAATTGGATCAGCATCTGGGCCAACTCCGATTTATCCTGGCCGTATTTGTTGCCCGGATCCATTTTCATGATCTCGGAGCGGTACGGCGGCCGGTGAGTGAAGAAAAAGAGCAGCGGCCGTTTGCCGATTTCGACGTTTTCGGTCCAGGGCCGGGTTTGCAGCCAGGCCGTCTGTTCGTCGCCCAGATCCCAATCGC
This DNA window, taken from Myxococcales bacterium, encodes the following:
- a CDS encoding YihY family inner membrane protein; translated protein: MGKIREIIANLYQIDLEREPRFTYWLVTVLRFLNELRNQFIKDTVIVRASGMAYTTLLAIVPLVVVFFSVFTAFERFGEYREQIQQWIFSQVIPARTDELLAYINTFAANTKALGVLSTIVLFITAILLFDNIETNINALWKVEKRRSFIKRFMTFTNVLFWGPILIALSFYASGKIRAFAEANPLLGISILQRFFLGIFPWLFSVFAFFFMLMVIPNTRVKWRSALLGGAIGATIWELAKVGFTHTTARSLTYNAIYGSLAVVPIFLVWLYLTWIIVLLSVEISYVDHNFHALVLHRAFAKPSARERHHLAVRLFLTVAQAFYENREPPTIDELEERFNIPSEIAAEIAAHLLEVDLLRTTDLENDRIGYLPSRSLDQMKFGNVAAAIYQNSELAEPEKGLDEFDTLIGAILVEGEKAAGQVYNRMTVLDLVSAKGSLKEKA
- a CDS encoding bifunctional metallophosphatase/5'-nucleotidase yields the protein MKRFRLLAVVLILLAVAACASQPKETVTVQRLTILHFNDMHGYLQEHRSSETGQTVGGFSRLAALVDRIRQENDKVSVPTMVLYAGDLLTGSPLSSLYRGEADIELLNRLGIDGVTVGNHDLDLGRKRFDELVQASKFPWLVTNLTETGKAFPWLPMGVSKKFANGLRVGVIGVTTDELVTQTNPKNVKGLEVGDPVRALPSGITRTGGPGSIKVVLSHCGLTTDKRIAREIEGIHVIIGGHNQKVIDPPLIENGVIIVQAGKYAEHLGRLDLEKTGDTVRLVRYKMYDITPDLPPDRIVQALVDGYVNRMNDQRREEIGRAVTPLNGSMETIRSAESNLGDFVCDLIRTRLSADVVLLNGGGFRSSIGDGPITVGDVLQVFPFGNTLYVLSASGATIRAALERGLQDAPDDNPGAFLQVSGLRYQIDGKRAVNITVAGQPLDENKNYKLVINDFMAAGGDRFTMFQNAADAVDSGVTMADAVIEAIRQQKDIDAKTDGRIERISPWQP
- a CDS encoding 2-hydroxyacyl-CoA dehydratase encodes the protein MSTKKIQTAGQIKEMMMMYYLTAKNAAFNNQTIGWITSGGPVELLLTFDIIPIYPENHGAMVGASKMGGGLAEVAEGMGYSPDLCAYFRIDVGQAATGGGPIAGLPKPNFLICANNICKTVTKWYEIQAARYDVPLFMVDMPFIEGEITDHEVKYVAQQLRELVPRLEEITGRAFDEQKFIQVLERSRDGIRLWMECLDYCGAVPAPLSSFDTFFLMGPIVTLRGDQRTVDLYKSLLVEMRERVEQGISAVENEKHRLLFDNIPMWYATKYMFNKLAERNAAVVTATYTASWSMERDMTQGDAFEAMAYNYLAPYINRGFETRLSMLEGLIRKFKCDGFVMHSARSCKAYSLGQYDLRDALTERLSVPGVVIEGDIADERMWSEGQIGTRLEAFLEALNGGR
- a CDS encoding 2-hydroxyacyl-CoA dehydratase, whose amino-acid sequence is MLAYDKLADLAKAPYRRTDDRRLVAVFPMWFPYEILLAGGLRASEWWGFPIDTTLADAHFPPYVCTLVKANFEIMLGDGHRPDGMVFPSSTCDTIQNSAGLFRRLFPQAFSAYFRMSQNPDSQAAPEFLAGEIERLIGEVSRFAGRPIVADDLRAAIVTVNRFRRAARQLLAKMAAGKISVPAAKVYTAIKGALADISDESTRLLEEFAATISVGESAGPKLMLVGMLADPLEALTVMENAGARIAGDDLGLGWRTLSTDAAETGDPVAALVQRLLNAPPCSSLHFATKRRADAVVARARELKADAVVFTRVKFCDPEAFDYPNLKKALDDAGLPSLLVERELTAGAEGAIATRVEAFIEQIA
- a CDS encoding DUF4190 domain-containing protein, giving the protein MYTIRIGELDETVPDIPTLVKRLQIGEIKESTAVYDHDANVWRTAGEIVKPPRLDAAPADATPPRAIPVPAAQTMATVAPPSVKEEPTIPGQTIAALILSITGTFTCMLLNIAGIVLGYQSRRLIRENPDRYTGGGLATAAIVIGWIAPILVIVVGIVLAISIPALIKYAEKSAATPPPTVGYQAKLAEELYFQNREPATYTDSLAALLTWDQSLTDDPAVTFLFGPCNQSGYTFTTKTGDAGLETVFTSRDPVDEDSPGQR